One part of the Nostoc sp. PCC 7120 = FACHB-418 genome encodes these proteins:
- the crtE gene encoding geranylgeranyl diphosphate synthase CrtE — translation MVAADNLRKMSEEAKFNLVAYLKERQKLCEAALDAAIPIIYPEKIYESMRYSLLAGGKRLRPILCLATSEMMGGTIEIAMPTACAVEMIHTMSLIHDDLPAMDNDDYRRGMLTNHKVYGEDIAILAGDGLLAYAFEFVAIRTPESVPRDRVLQVVARLGRALGAAGLVGGQVVDLDSEGKSDTSLETLNFIHNHKTAALLEACVVCGGILAGASSENVQRLSRYSQNIGLAFQIIDDILDITSTQEQLGKTAGKDLLAKKVTYPSLWGIEQSRVKAQQLIEAACTELEPFGEDAQPLKAIAHFITSRNH, via the coding sequence ATGGTAGCAGCTGATAACCTCCGGAAGATGTCAGAGGAAGCCAAATTTAATCTAGTAGCTTATCTTAAAGAGCGGCAAAAACTTTGTGAAGCTGCTTTGGATGCAGCCATACCTATTATTTATCCAGAAAAAATTTATGAATCAATGCGCTACTCTCTATTAGCTGGAGGTAAGCGCCTGCGTCCGATTCTTTGTCTGGCTACCTCGGAAATGATGGGTGGGACAATCGAAATAGCTATGCCAACAGCTTGTGCTGTAGAAATGATCCACACCATGTCTTTGATTCACGACGACTTGCCAGCAATGGATAACGACGATTATCGTCGCGGTATGCTGACGAATCACAAGGTATATGGTGAAGATATTGCGATTTTGGCGGGAGATGGCTTATTAGCCTACGCTTTTGAGTTCGTAGCTATCCGTACTCCTGAAAGCGTACCTAGAGACCGAGTATTGCAGGTAGTAGCCCGTTTAGGACGAGCATTGGGAGCTGCTGGCTTGGTTGGGGGTCAAGTGGTTGACTTAGACTCAGAAGGAAAATCAGATACTTCCTTAGAAACACTCAATTTTATTCATAATCACAAAACAGCAGCTCTTTTAGAAGCTTGTGTAGTCTGTGGCGGCATTTTAGCTGGGGCATCATCAGAAAATGTACAAAGACTCTCACGATATTCTCAAAATATTGGGCTAGCATTTCAAATCATTGATGATATTCTTGATATCACTTCTACTCAAGAGCAATTAGGCAAGACTGCGGGTAAAGACCTTTTAGCGAAGAAAGTTACCTATCCTAGCCTGTGGGGAATTGAACAATCGCGCGTCAAAGCCCAACAGCTAATTGAGGCAGCTTGTACAGAACTAGAACCATTTGGAGAAGATGCACAGCCCCTGAAAGCGATCGCTCACTTCATCACTAGTCGTAATCACTAA
- a CDS encoding divergent PAP2 family protein has product MQDIGEILDNRVLLVALVACFVAQALKLFVELIKNRKLNVRVLVTTGGMPSAHSALVTSLAAGVGQTLGWASPDFALATVFAIIVMYDAAGVRQAAGKQARILNQMIDELFHEKPDFSQDRLKELLGHTPVQVIAGSALGVTISWLARALFIVNSP; this is encoded by the coding sequence ATGCAGGACATAGGCGAAATTTTAGACAACCGGGTGCTGCTGGTTGCTCTGGTAGCTTGTTTTGTCGCTCAAGCTTTAAAGCTATTTGTTGAGCTAATTAAAAATCGTAAATTGAATGTGCGCGTTTTAGTGACCACAGGCGGTATGCCAAGCGCCCACTCAGCGTTGGTAACATCTCTAGCCGCAGGTGTCGGACAAACTCTTGGCTGGGCGTCACCTGACTTTGCTTTGGCTACTGTTTTCGCCATCATTGTCATGTACGATGCAGCAGGAGTGCGCCAAGCTGCGGGTAAGCAAGCTCGTATTCTCAATCAAATGATTGATGAGTTATTTCATGAAAAGCCAGACTTTAGCCAAGACAGGCTTAAAGAATTGTTAGGACACACACCCGTGCAAGTGATAGCAGGTTCAGCTTTGGGTGTAACTATTTCCTGGCTAGCGAGGGCTTTATTTATAGTTAATAGTCCATAG
- a CDS encoding MgPME-cyclase complex family protein — protein sequence MQTYYYVLASRRFLLQEEPIEEVLKERTRHYHEQEKEIDFWLVPQPAFLEAPEFADIKAKCPQPAAAIISTNSQFITWLKLRLEYVVTGEFSAPSETIPNPLASLATAS from the coding sequence ATGCAAACATATTATTACGTTTTGGCTAGCCGCCGCTTTTTGTTGCAAGAAGAACCTATAGAAGAAGTGCTGAAAGAACGCACTCGCCATTACCACGAACAAGAAAAAGAAATTGATTTTTGGTTAGTTCCCCAACCAGCATTTTTAGAAGCGCCAGAATTCGCAGATATTAAAGCAAAGTGTCCTCAGCCAGCAGCAGCTATTATCTCTACTAATTCCCAATTTATTACTTGGCTGAAACTGCGGCTAGAGTATGTTGTTACAGGTGAGTTTTCGGCTCCTTCGGAAACAATTCCTAATCCTTTGGCATCTTTAGCCACAGCATCTTAG
- a CDS encoding pyridoxine 5'-phosphate synthase, with amino-acid sequence MATLGVNIDHIATIRQARRTVEPDPVAAAVLAELGGADGITVHLREDRRHIQDRDVQLLRHTVRTHLNLEMAATDEMVGIALDIKPDYVTLVPEKREEVTTEGGLDIVGQIARIGEVVSKLQNAAIPVSLFIDAEPSQIEASVKVQAKFIELHTGRYAEATDETSRQQELAFLAAGCEQAIKAGLRVNAGHGLTYWNVYPVAALPGMEELNIGHTIISRAALVGIERAVREMKQAIRGE; translated from the coding sequence TTGGCTACTCTTGGGGTAAACATAGACCATATCGCTACCATTCGACAAGCGCGGCGGACGGTGGAACCAGACCCTGTGGCGGCGGCGGTGCTGGCAGAATTAGGTGGTGCTGATGGCATCACAGTACATCTACGGGAAGACCGTAGGCATATCCAAGACCGGGATGTACAACTGTTGCGCCACACTGTGCGTACTCACCTGAATTTGGAAATGGCGGCTACAGATGAAATGGTGGGAATAGCCCTTGACATTAAACCCGATTATGTAACTCTCGTTCCCGAAAAACGGGAAGAAGTCACTACAGAAGGTGGTTTAGATATTGTTGGGCAAATTGCTAGAATAGGTGAGGTCGTCAGTAAATTGCAGAATGCTGCCATTCCTGTGAGCTTGTTTATTGATGCTGAACCATCACAAATAGAGGCATCTGTCAAGGTACAAGCAAAGTTTATTGAACTACACACTGGCAGGTATGCTGAGGCGACCGACGAGACTAGCCGTCAGCAAGAGCTAGCATTTTTAGCCGCAGGGTGTGAACAAGCGATTAAAGCCGGACTACGAGTCAACGCTGGTCATGGACTCACCTACTGGAACGTTTACCCCGTGGCTGCACTTCCAGGGATGGAAGAACTCAATATTGGTCACACCATTATCAGCCGAGCGGCTTTAGTCGGAATAGAAAGAGCTGTTCGGGAAATGAAACAGGCGATAAGAGGGGAGTAG